Proteins encoded in a region of the Bacteroidota bacterium genome:
- a CDS encoding type III polyketide synthase, with translation MSQIVSIGTAVPDYQLKQSQVADWMVSQLHLMGRDADRLRILYERSAIDTRYSAIPDYGCEPGDRVLFPETADLEPFPGVSARMALFHPPARELALASARQALERVRVSLQPTHVISVTCTGLAAPGLDIDLVTGLDLPGSTIRTSVNFMGCYAAFHALKLADAFCRADQEAVVLVDAVELCTLHFQKLNEPDHLLANSLFADGSASALIMSDQKARRLGLPGLTIAGFWSELALHGRSDMAWAIGDTGFLMTLSSYIPDLVKHGIGPLTDRVFQAAGLTTSEIHHWAIHPGGRKILESTASALGLNPEKLASSFRVLRQFGNMSSPTVLFVLKDLWDSTLNFDRQETVFSAGFGPGLTLESAVFKTIS, from the coding sequence ATGAGTCAGATCGTTTCTATTGGCACGGCCGTGCCTGATTATCAGCTTAAACAATCCCAGGTTGCAGACTGGATGGTCTCGCAATTACACCTGATGGGAAGAGATGCCGACCGGCTGCGGATTCTGTATGAACGGAGTGCCATCGATACCCGGTATTCGGCCATTCCCGATTATGGCTGCGAACCCGGCGATCGGGTCCTGTTTCCCGAAACGGCTGATCTGGAGCCATTCCCCGGGGTTTCAGCCCGAATGGCGCTTTTTCATCCACCGGCCAGAGAACTGGCCCTGGCTTCAGCCCGGCAGGCTCTTGAAAGAGTCCGGGTATCGCTGCAACCGACTCATGTGATTTCGGTGACCTGTACCGGCCTGGCTGCTCCCGGACTCGATATCGATCTGGTTACCGGACTCGATCTGCCCGGGTCAACGATTCGCACATCGGTTAACTTCATGGGATGTTATGCCGCCTTTCACGCTCTGAAACTGGCCGATGCTTTTTGCAGGGCCGATCAGGAAGCCGTGGTGCTGGTTGATGCCGTCGAATTGTGCACCCTCCATTTTCAGAAACTGAACGAACCCGATCATCTGCTTGCCAATTCGCTGTTTGCCGACGGATCGGCTTCTGCCCTGATCATGAGCGATCAAAAGGCACGTCGGCTGGGACTCCCCGGTCTTACCATTGCCGGCTTCTGGTCCGAACTGGCGCTTCACGGCCGGTCCGACATGGCCTGGGCCATCGGCGATACGGGATTTCTCATGACCCTCAGCTCGTACATTCCCGATCTGGTCAAACATGGAATCGGACCGCTGACCGACCGGGTGTTTCAGGCGGCCGGACTGACGACCAGCGAGATTCACCATTGGGCCATTCACCCCGGTGGCCGCAAAATTCTGGAATCCACCGCATCTGCCCTCGGGTTAAATCCGGAAAAGCTCGCCTCCTCTTTCCGGGTTTTGCGCCAGTTTGGAAACATGAGTTCTCCGACAGTTCTGTTTGTTCTGAAAGACCTGTGGGATTCCACGCTGAATTTTGACCGGCAGGAAACGGTCTTTTCGGCCGGATTCGGTCCCGGTCTGACGCTTGAATCGGCCGTTTTTAAAACCATTTCATGA
- a CDS encoding UbiA family prenyltransferase, whose product MTVHPNSLSRWISAFRLMRIPFSVYLMPVFWMALSLTDGAVPLHAVVVFAIIHLLVYPASNGYNSWHDRDEGSIGGLKTPPRVTKELFWLVLLFDGLGLILSWLISPLFFAGILVYTLVSKAYSQPTIRLKKYPILSAGVVSVFQGFWMFLTIQVGLGYSTDQLSAPVNVGFALISTLFLLGSYPLTQVYQHAEDSRRGDKTLSLLLGINGTFFFARLVLGLAGLALTVMLILFTGPWNAMVFIIGMIPVLAYFELWFYRVRKDPAEADFENTMWMNRWSSVSLSLVFIIHLIIRSGWLF is encoded by the coding sequence ATGACGGTCCACCCCAATTCCCTTTCCAGATGGATATCTGCCTTCAGGCTGATGCGGATTCCCTTCTCGGTTTATCTCATGCCCGTCTTCTGGATGGCCCTCAGCCTGACCGATGGTGCGGTCCCCCTTCATGCCGTAGTGGTTTTTGCCATCATTCATTTACTGGTTTACCCGGCCAGCAACGGATATAATTCCTGGCATGACCGTGATGAAGGCAGCATTGGCGGCCTGAAAACCCCACCCCGGGTCACCAAAGAACTGTTCTGGCTGGTGCTTCTGTTCGATGGACTGGGTTTGATTCTTTCCTGGCTGATATCGCCCTTGTTCTTTGCCGGAATTCTGGTTTACACACTTGTATCCAAAGCCTACTCCCAACCCACCATCCGTCTGAAAAAGTACCCCATCCTCTCAGCCGGTGTGGTTTCGGTTTTTCAGGGTTTCTGGATGTTTCTGACCATTCAGGTCGGATTGGGGTATTCCACCGATCAGTTATCCGCTCCTGTAAATGTGGGATTTGCACTCATTTCCACCCTGTTTTTACTGGGTTCTTACCCGCTCACCCAGGTGTATCAGCATGCCGAAGATTCCAGGCGGGGTGACAAGACGCTCAGCCTTCTTCTCGGAATCAACGGCACCTTTTTCTTCGCCAGACTGGTGCTGGGGTTGGCAGGATTGGCCCTGACTGTCATGCTGATCCTGTTCACCGGTCCGTGGAATGCCATGGTATTTATCATTGGAATGATTCCGGTTCTTGCATACTTCGAATTGTGGTTTTACCGCGTCAGGAAAGATCCGGCAGAAGCTGATTTTGAAAACACCATGTGGATGAACCGCTGGTCATCGGTCAGTTTGTCCCTCGTCTTTATAATTCACCTGATCATCCGGTCCGGTTGGTTGTTCTGA